One window from the genome of Eucalyptus grandis isolate ANBG69807.140 chromosome 7, ASM1654582v1, whole genome shotgun sequence encodes:
- the LOC104453696 gene encoding uncharacterized protein LOC104453696 isoform X1, protein MGDYIELSEKLNCPADGVFEFYRGRCYRFPTIMPTVFKEVKLINGEWDAEGSERNWTFVNAASCGSWMDTVGPIDTENKSIKWTLLAGDVPLKSYKSLSVVHHFSISEGGCVAKVVLTFEKKHDHGPVPIDYMKVLVTCSAQSRVRSK, encoded by the exons ATGGGTGATTACATAGAGCTTAGTGAGAAGTTAAACTGCCCAGCTGATGGTGTATTTGAGTTCTACCGGGGACGATGCTACCGCTTCCCAACAATCATGCCTACCGTGTTTAAGGAGGTGAAACTGATCAACGGTGAATGGGACGCTGAAGGCTCAGAAAGGAACTGGACTTTTGTTAATG CAGCTAGTTGCGGAAGCTGGATGGACACTGTGGGACCCATCGACACCGAGAATAAGTCCATCAAGTGGACTTTGTTGGCCGGAGACGTGCCGCTAAAGTCTTACAAGAGCCTGTCGGTGGTCCACCACTTCTCTATCAGCGAAGGGGGCTGCGTGGCAAAAGTGGTTCTGACTTTCGAGAAGAAACACGACCATGGTCCCGTTCCCATCGACTACATGAAAGTCCTCGTGACATGCTCCGCGCAGTCGAGAGTACGTTCAAAATGA
- the LOC104453696 gene encoding uncharacterized protein LOC104453696 isoform X2: protein MGDYIELSEKLNCPADGVFEFYRGRCYRFPTIMPTVFKEVKLINGEWDAEGSERNWTFVNASCGSWMDTVGPIDTENKSIKWTLLAGDVPLKSYKSLSVVHHFSISEGGCVAKVVLTFEKKHDHGPVPIDYMKVLVTCSAQSRVRSK, encoded by the exons ATGGGTGATTACATAGAGCTTAGTGAGAAGTTAAACTGCCCAGCTGATGGTGTATTTGAGTTCTACCGGGGACGATGCTACCGCTTCCCAACAATCATGCCTACCGTGTTTAAGGAGGTGAAACTGATCAACGGTGAATGGGACGCTGAAGGCTCAGAAAGGAACTGGACTTTTGTTAATG CTAGTTGCGGAAGCTGGATGGACACTGTGGGACCCATCGACACCGAGAATAAGTCCATCAAGTGGACTTTGTTGGCCGGAGACGTGCCGCTAAAGTCTTACAAGAGCCTGTCGGTGGTCCACCACTTCTCTATCAGCGAAGGGGGCTGCGTGGCAAAAGTGGTTCTGACTTTCGAGAAGAAACACGACCATGGTCCCGTTCCCATCGACTACATGAAAGTCCTCGTGACATGCTCCGCGCAGTCGAGAGTACGTTCAAAATGA